One genomic window of Sulfuricella sp. includes the following:
- a CDS encoding TonB-dependent receptor, giving the protein MNKKITLSLTLALTFSHAAEAEDHFSASLLDDLGEQTSIATRTKLNIDYAPGTVSILHSDDLMTQGARTVWEALALVPGFEQSIDETGTRQIIVRGVGKSYSSGAIKILVNGIALNSELMSLANPVLNMPVEQAERLEVIRGPGSAMYGESAYMGVVNIITRKRGQRLFAAAGKGEVLAGGGVMSFDNAETGLNFNLNLAGWKAQGGGQTGQDQLYADGFGALSNAPGRINDKMDYRSALFGLNYQKFSLSALWLEDGAGDHYGINNILPPDEKRIVTRHRHRALELKQAVEFAPALQGEFKLGWQDFSHVRDRLYLSPGAAYDPAIDGPVWLSRDYRETRLTAGADLAWEQGQHTALLGWSINSVEIGSASWNWNYPYWDIGPSFIDTSMKRRVNSFTAQDEFRINQHFTLTAGLRHDRYDDIGNSTTPRLAAVWQMAPGHILKAQYAEAFRAPTFYELYNGGQPADIRPETVATTELGYLYKGNGSSGGITLFHSDLKNLIVFIDSPAYTGYSNSNGAMSQGVELEGEHWLTRDLKFSGNLTWLNTRDETTRQAIPGAGHWLANAGLEYRASQDLSFGIRLRQVGERSREEGDARATLGGYNVTDISARLFNVANTKGLTLRAGVRNVFDQEVRYPAVSMQQGIYPDDYPRGTRQWWTLLSYSF; this is encoded by the coding sequence ATGAATAAAAAAATCACTTTAAGCCTCACCCTCGCCCTGACCTTCAGTCACGCAGCGGAGGCAGAAGATCACTTTTCCGCCTCTCTGCTCGACGATCTGGGCGAGCAAACCAGCATTGCCACCCGCACCAAGCTCAATATCGATTACGCCCCAGGAACGGTTTCCATTCTCCACAGCGACGACCTCATGACCCAGGGTGCGCGCACGGTGTGGGAGGCTTTGGCGCTGGTGCCCGGGTTTGAACAATCCATCGACGAAACCGGCACACGCCAGATTATCGTGCGTGGCGTGGGCAAGTCCTACTCCTCCGGCGCCATCAAGATCCTGGTCAACGGCATCGCCCTCAATTCGGAACTGATGAGCCTCGCCAACCCGGTGCTCAACATGCCGGTGGAGCAGGCCGAGCGCCTCGAAGTGATCCGCGGCCCGGGTTCGGCGATGTATGGCGAATCCGCCTACATGGGCGTGGTCAACATCATCACCCGCAAGCGGGGACAGCGCCTGTTCGCCGCGGCGGGCAAGGGTGAGGTGCTGGCGGGCGGAGGCGTGATGTCGTTCGACAATGCGGAGACCGGCCTCAATTTCAACCTCAACCTGGCCGGCTGGAAGGCGCAGGGCGGCGGCCAGACAGGGCAGGACCAGCTCTATGCGGACGGCTTCGGCGCCCTGTCCAATGCGCCGGGGCGGATCAACGACAAAATGGATTACCGCTCCGCGCTGTTCGGGCTGAATTATCAGAAATTCTCGCTTTCCGCCCTGTGGCTGGAAGATGGCGCGGGCGACCACTACGGCATCAACAACATCCTGCCGCCGGACGAGAAACGCATCGTTACCCGCCACCGTCACCGCGCGCTGGAACTCAAGCAGGCGGTGGAATTCGCCCCGGCGCTGCAGGGCGAGTTCAAACTCGGCTGGCAGGATTTCAGCCATGTCCGCGACCGTCTTTACCTTAGTCCTGGTGCTGCCTATGATCCGGCCATTGACGGCCCGGTCTGGCTAAGCCGCGATTACCGTGAAACCCGCCTCACCGCGGGAGCCGACCTGGCCTGGGAACAGGGGCAACATACGGCATTGCTGGGGTGGTCCATCAATAGCGTCGAAATCGGCTCGGCCAGCTGGAACTGGAATTACCCCTATTGGGACATCGGCCCCAGCTTTATCGATACCAGCATGAAACGCAGGGTCAACAGTTTCACCGCCCAGGACGAATTCCGCATCAACCAGCATTTCACCCTGACCGCCGGCCTGCGCCACGACCGTTATGACGACATCGGCAACAGCACCACCCCACGCCTGGCGGCAGTCTGGCAGATGGCGCCCGGACACATTCTCAAGGCACAATACGCTGAAGCCTTTCGCGCCCCCACCTTCTACGAGCTATACAACGGCGGCCAGCCTGCCGACATCCGCCCAGAAACCGTCGCCACCACCGAACTGGGCTATCTCTACAAGGGCAATGGCAGCAGCGGCGGAATCACCCTGTTCCATTCCGACCTCAAGAACCTGATCGTTTTCATCGACTCTCCTGCCTATACCGGCTACAGCAACAGCAATGGAGCGATGTCCCAGGGCGTGGAACTGGAAGGGGAGCATTGGCTGACCAGGGATCTGAAATTCTCCGGCAATCTGACCTGGCTCAACACCCGTGACGAGACTACCAGGCAGGCCATTCCCGGCGCCGGCCACTGGCTCGCCAACGCCGGCCTGGAGTACCGCGCCAGCCAGGATCTTTCCTTTGGCATCCGGCTACGCCAGGTGGGCGAGCGCAGCCGTGAAGAGGGTGACGCGCGCGCCACCCTGGGCGGCTACAATGTGACCGACATTTCCGCCCGCCTGTTCAATGTCGCAAACACCAAGGGGCTGACCCTGCGGGCCGGCGTTCGCAACGTGTTCGATCAGGAGGTGCGCTACCCTGCCGTGAGCATGCAGCAGGGAATTTACCCCGACGATTATCCGCGCGGAACGCGGCAATGGTGGACGCTGCTGAGTTACAGCTTTTAA
- a CDS encoding sigma-54 dependent transcriptional regulator produces the protein MKRTIANATNYLALIVDDEADILELLELTLLKMGLQVERASTVKAALQKVQEQEFDLCLTDMRLPDGEGLEIVRYIGANCPNLPVAVITAHGSTENAVAALKAGAFDYLSKPVALDQLRAVVKSALKLPSVVEPSAPEGYALLGQSGAIQQVRELIEKLARSQAPVYLTGESGSGKELAARLIHEKSARREKTFVPVNCGAIPENLMESEFFGYRKGAFTGADQDRDGFFQAASGGTLFLDEVADLPLTMQVKLLRAIQEKKVRKVGATQEDPVDVRIISATHKKLADCVASGSFRQDLYYRLNVIELKMPSLREMSDDVPLIAGNILARLSRQAHGAAPELAPDAVEALQRYDFPGNVRELENILERALALCGNTHIHKDDLYLTEVVADDDPARHEPGGKWPLPDYLDRVEKEALQEALEKTRYNKTAAAKLLGITFRALRYRLARLGID, from the coding sequence TTGAAACGTACCATAGCGAATGCAACAAACTATCTTGCCCTGATCGTGGATGACGAAGCGGATATTCTCGAATTGCTGGAACTGACCCTGCTGAAAATGGGGCTGCAGGTGGAGCGCGCCTCGACAGTCAAGGCCGCGTTACAGAAGGTGCAGGAACAGGAATTCGACCTGTGCCTGACGGACATGCGTCTGCCGGACGGCGAAGGTCTGGAAATCGTGCGTTATATCGGGGCCAACTGCCCAAATTTGCCGGTGGCCGTGATTACCGCCCATGGCAGTACCGAGAATGCGGTTGCAGCCCTCAAGGCCGGGGCGTTCGATTATTTGTCCAAGCCGGTTGCGCTCGATCAGCTTCGCGCCGTGGTCAAATCCGCGCTCAAGCTGCCTTCTGTGGTCGAGCCGTCGGCACCGGAAGGCTACGCTTTGCTGGGGCAGTCCGGTGCCATCCAGCAAGTCAGGGAACTGATCGAAAAACTTGCCCGCAGCCAGGCGCCGGTTTATCTCACAGGCGAATCGGGTAGCGGCAAGGAGCTTGCCGCGCGCCTGATCCACGAAAAGAGCGCCCGGCGGGAAAAAACTTTCGTGCCGGTCAACTGCGGCGCGATCCCGGAAAACCTGATGGAAAGCGAGTTCTTCGGCTACCGCAAGGGCGCCTTTACCGGCGCTGACCAGGATCGTGACGGTTTTTTCCAGGCCGCCAGCGGCGGCACCCTGTTTCTCGATGAAGTGGCCGATCTGCCGTTAACCATGCAGGTCAAACTGCTGCGCGCGATCCAGGAAAAAAAGGTACGCAAGGTCGGCGCCACTCAGGAAGACCCGGTGGATGTGCGCATCATCAGCGCCACGCACAAGAAGCTGGCGGATTGCGTGGCGAGCGGAAGTTTCCGCCAGGATCTTTACTACCGCCTCAATGTGATCGAGCTCAAAATGCCATCGTTGCGCGAAATGAGCGATGACGTGCCGCTGATCGCCGGGAATATCCTGGCCCGGCTTTCGCGCCAGGCGCATGGCGCGGCGCCCGAATTGGCGCCGGACGCGGTCGAGGCGCTGCAACGCTATGATTTTCCCGGTAACGTGCGCGAGCTGGAGAATATTCTGGAACGCGCGCTGGCCCTGTGCGGCAACACCCATATTCACAAGGATGATCTGTATCTGACCGAGGTGGTGGCGGATGATGATCCTGCCCGTCACGAGCCGGGCGGAAAATGGCCGCTGCCGGATTATCTCGACCGGGTGGAAAAGGAAGCGCTGCAGGAAGCGCTGGAGAAAACCCGCTACAACAAGACCGCCGCCGCGAAGCTGCTGGGGATCACCTTCCGCGCCTTGAGATACCGTCTGGCGCGGCTGGGGATAGATTGA
- a CDS encoding ATP-binding protein, translated as MSASLLRRLDPVWDYFKLRSPSPDAYWKSLHYFNLYRLVVSGLFVTVFIFLGTMPVYGEQHPGMFLIVSILYVMFSALMTLAISTRWPGFNLQLSVQALGDVVFIVLLMHASGGIKSGLGLLLVVALAASSLISKGRQAMFYAAMASIAVLLEQSYQLYVLDVKDDYFQAGLLSMGFFATAGMGYFFARQVMESERLVEQKSIDLENLSQVNALVIQSMQDGVMVVDDRGRVRSHNIQCERLLGTPSHFRHELRLYDYAPAIAERLTRWRGDRTLGFPPLRISATGKQIGTRFSPIESGAEAGAVIFLEDVSQQQAQSQQIKLAALGRLTANIAHEIRNPLSAIGHATQLLQEEEHDKTEARLLQIIRDNTLRLDRMVQDVLQLNRRDRAQRETLNLDVFLGGFIEQFCLAEKIPATTISLEMETHPTICFDRSHLHQILWNLCRNAWRHGRQADASIRLYVSAAHLDNVVQIDVIDDGPGVDKALAGQLFEPFFTTFSSGTGLGLYIAREICEANEASLDYIEVAPGGQFRICCKGGSC; from the coding sequence ATGAGCGCATCCTTACTTCGCAGGCTTGACCCGGTTTGGGACTACTTCAAGCTCCGCTCTCCGTCGCCGGATGCTTACTGGAAGTCGCTGCACTACTTCAATCTCTACCGGCTCGTCGTCTCAGGCCTGTTTGTGACGGTATTCATTTTCCTCGGGACGATGCCGGTTTACGGTGAGCAGCATCCGGGGATGTTTCTGATCGTCAGTATTCTTTATGTGATGTTCAGTGCTCTCATGACCCTGGCCATCAGCACGCGCTGGCCAGGTTTTAATCTCCAGCTGAGTGTGCAGGCGCTGGGCGACGTGGTGTTCATTGTCCTCCTGATGCATGCCAGCGGCGGCATCAAGAGCGGTCTTGGCCTCTTGCTGGTGGTGGCGCTGGCGGCCAGCAGCCTGATCAGCAAGGGGCGGCAGGCGATGTTTTACGCGGCCATGGCCAGTATCGCCGTGCTGCTGGAACAGAGCTATCAGCTGTACGTGCTCGACGTAAAAGATGATTATTTCCAGGCCGGGCTCTTGAGCATGGGTTTCTTTGCCACGGCGGGCATGGGGTATTTTTTCGCCCGGCAGGTGATGGAAAGCGAACGCCTGGTCGAGCAGAAAAGCATTGACCTGGAGAACTTGTCCCAGGTCAATGCGCTGGTGATCCAGTCCATGCAGGACGGGGTGATGGTGGTGGATGACCGGGGCCGGGTACGCAGCCACAATATCCAGTGCGAACGGCTGCTGGGTACGCCGTCACACTTCAGGCACGAGTTGCGCCTTTATGATTATGCGCCGGCAATCGCGGAACGCCTGACGCGCTGGCGTGGCGACCGGACGCTCGGTTTTCCGCCGTTGCGCATATCGGCAACAGGAAAACAGATCGGTACCCGTTTCAGCCCGATTGAAAGCGGTGCCGAGGCCGGGGCGGTCATTTTTCTTGAGGACGTCAGCCAGCAACAGGCCCAGTCGCAGCAGATCAAACTTGCCGCGCTGGGCCGTCTGACCGCCAATATCGCGCACGAAATCCGCAATCCGTTGTCTGCCATCGGCCATGCCACGCAGCTGTTGCAGGAAGAAGAGCACGATAAAACCGAAGCCCGTTTGTTGCAGATTATTCGCGACAACACCCTGCGCCTGGATCGCATGGTGCAGGATGTGCTGCAACTCAACCGGCGCGACCGGGCGCAACGCGAAACCCTCAACCTGGATGTTTTTCTGGGCGGCTTCATCGAGCAATTCTGCCTGGCGGAAAAAATCCCGGCCACCACCATTTCGCTGGAAATGGAGACGCATCCCACCATCTGCTTCGACCGCTCGCACCTGCATCAAATACTCTGGAATCTGTGCCGCAATGCCTGGCGTCATGGCCGGCAGGCTGATGCCAGCATACGGCTTTACGTTTCCGCCGCGCACCTGGACAACGTGGTGCAGATCGATGTCATCGACGATGGGCCGGGGGTTGACAAGGCGCTGGCCGGGCAGTTGTTCGAGCCGTTTTTCACCACTTTCAGCAGCGGCACCGGGCTGGGTTTGTACATTGCCCGTGAAATATGCGAGGCTAATGAAGCCAGCCTGGACTATATTGAGGTGGCGCCGGGCGGGCAGTTCAGGATTTGTTGCAAAGGAGGTTCCTGTTGA
- a CDS encoding PP0621 family protein produces MIKILLLAVGVWLIYSLLKKYGRSVEKDEEGAPPASIEEDMVRCVQCGVHLPRSEAILSRDEFFCCDEHRRLRHPD; encoded by the coding sequence TTGATCAAGATATTATTGCTGGCGGTGGGCGTTTGGCTGATTTACAGCCTGCTGAAAAAATATGGCCGCAGTGTGGAGAAGGATGAAGAGGGCGCGCCACCTGCGTCGATTGAGGAGGACATGGTGCGCTGCGTGCAGTGTGGCGTTCACTTGCCGCGCAGCGAGGCGATCCTGTCCCGTGATGAATTTTTCTGCTGCGACGAACATCGCCGCCTGCGTCATCCAGACTGA
- a CDS encoding MFS transporter: MIARLILPPGVDRVALPLLAGRALRAFTDGYVAVLLPAYLLVLGLDVWTVGLLSTATLLGSALATLALGAWGHRFHSRRLLLGAAVLMAVTGLGFAGFSSFWPLLLIAFVGTLNPSSGDVSVFLPLEHARLAEAAQGDARTALFARYSLTGTLCAALGALAAAVPDGLAAYGIDRLPALRGMFVLYSVIGVTVWLLYQRLPEPPPHDLPAPPAPLGVSRGIVLRLAALFSLDAFAGGLVVNSLLALWLFQRFGLSLAAAGTFFFWAGLLTAASQLLAPLLARRIGLLNTMVFTHIPANICLILAALAPSLPLAIGLLLMRAALSQMDVPTRSAYVMAVVTPPERAAAASFTAVPRSLASALSPTLGGALFASGWLAAPLLACGVLKIAYDLALWRSFRKVDKQDQPPDNPAH; the protein is encoded by the coding sequence GTGATCGCGCGCCTGATCCTGCCACCGGGGGTGGACCGCGTAGCGCTTCCCCTGTTGGCGGGACGCGCCCTGCGCGCCTTTACCGATGGCTATGTGGCAGTGCTTCTGCCTGCCTATCTGCTGGTGCTGGGCCTGGACGTGTGGACCGTGGGGCTGCTGAGTACCGCGACCCTGCTGGGCTCGGCGCTTGCCACCCTGGCGCTGGGCGCCTGGGGCCACCGCTTTCATTCGCGCCGCCTGCTGCTAGGGGCGGCAGTGCTGATGGCCGTGACCGGGCTGGGCTTTGCCGGTTTTTCTTCTTTCTGGCCGCTGCTCCTGATTGCCTTCGTCGGCACCCTCAATCCCAGTTCCGGCGATGTCAGCGTTTTTCTGCCGCTGGAGCACGCGCGACTGGCGGAGGCGGCACAGGGCGATGCCCGCACTGCACTGTTTGCCCGTTACAGCCTGACCGGCACCCTGTGTGCTGCGCTGGGTGCTCTGGCCGCCGCTGTGCCGGACGGGCTGGCGGCTTACGGGATAGACCGCCTTCCTGCTTTGCGTGGCATGTTCGTGCTGTACTCCGTAATCGGGGTGACGGTCTGGCTGCTCTATCAGCGCCTGCCCGAGCCGCCGCCACACGATCTTCCAGCGCCACCGGCGCCATTGGGCGTTTCGCGCGGCATCGTGCTGCGCCTGGCGGCCCTGTTCTCGCTCGATGCCTTTGCCGGCGGGCTGGTGGTCAATTCGCTGCTGGCCCTGTGGCTGTTTCAGCGCTTCGGCCTGTCACTGGCGGCGGCGGGGACGTTCTTTTTCTGGGCGGGACTGCTGACGGCTGCCTCGCAACTGCTTGCGCCGTTGCTGGCCCGGCGTATCGGCCTGCTCAATACCATGGTGTTCACCCATATCCCCGCCAATATCTGCCTGATTCTGGCCGCGCTGGCGCCCTCCCTGCCGCTGGCCATCGGCTTGCTGCTGATGCGCGCGGCGCTGTCGCAGATGGATGTGCCGACCCGTTCGGCTTATGTGATGGCGGTGGTGACGCCGCCCGAGCGGGCCGCCGCAGCCAGTTTTACCGCCGTGCCGCGCAGCCTTGCTTCGGCGCTCAGCCCCACTCTGGGCGGCGCGCTGTTCGCCAGCGGCTGGCTTGCGGCGCCGCTGCTGGCTTGCGGCGTGCTCAAGATTGCTTACGACCTGGCGCTGTGGCGTTCCTTTCGCAAAGTGGACAAGCAGGATCAGCCGCCTGATAATCCAGCTCATTAA
- a CDS encoding chromate resistance protein ChrB domain-containing protein: MKWITRERPKIDRIACPWLIARFIDTAPEFLYVPGGEVMKIAAETGATPYDVPGVELGHHGPACSFDAFIAKYALKDPALDKLARIVRAADTSSPELAKEAAGLLAISKGLSLNFEDDHEMLQHGMVIYDALYAWCADTPLKKVVRLIGLK; this comes from the coding sequence ATGAAATGGATCACCCGCGAGCGCCCGAAAATCGACCGCATCGCCTGCCCCTGGCTGATAGCGCGCTTCATCGACACGGCGCCGGAGTTTCTCTATGTGCCGGGCGGCGAGGTGATGAAAATCGCAGCTGAAACCGGCGCTACGCCCTACGATGTTCCTGGTGTGGAGCTGGGGCATCATGGCCCGGCATGCAGCTTTGATGCGTTCATCGCCAAATATGCGCTGAAAGACCCCGCTCTGGACAAGCTGGCGCGCATCGTGCGCGCAGCCGATACCAGCAGCCCGGAACTGGCGAAGGAAGCCGCCGGCCTGCTGGCGATTTCGAAAGGACTGTCGCTCAATTTCGAGGACGACCACGAGATGCTCCAACACGGCATGGTGATCTATGACGCGCTCTACGCCTGGTGCGCTGACACGCCGCTGAAGAAAGTGGTGAGATTGATCGGCCTGAAGTGA
- a CDS encoding rhodanese-like domain-containing protein yields MERTIKAEILKTELSGKHLIDVRRKADLDASSEQVPGAAWHDPEQLANWADTLPKEQDIVLYCVRGGSVSNSVVDALQARGLKARFIEGGIEGWKAAGGEVAAK; encoded by the coding sequence ATGGAACGCACCATCAAAGCCGAAATCCTGAAAACCGAATTGAGCGGCAAGCATCTCATCGACGTGCGCCGCAAGGCCGACCTGGACGCCTCCAGCGAACAAGTGCCGGGCGCCGCCTGGCATGACCCCGAGCAACTGGCAAACTGGGCGGATACGCTGCCGAAAGAGCAGGACATCGTGCTCTACTGCGTGCGCGGCGGGTCGGTGTCCAATTCGGTGGTGGACGCGCTCCAGGCCAGGGGACTGAAGGCGCGCTTCATCGAAGGCGGCATCGAGGGCTGGAAGGCAGCTGGCGGCGAGGTGGCGGCCAAATGA
- the chrA gene encoding chromate efflux transporter, which translates to MSEANGLVRPAHPTFWEAFRYWLKLGFISFGGPAGQIAIMHQELVENKRWISEHRFLHALNYCMVLPGPEAQQLAIYIGWLLHRTWGGIVAGVLFVLPSLFILAGLTYVYLAFGDVKFVQGVFNGIKPAVVAIVVFAAWRIGSRALKNNLLWAMAALSFIAIFALNIPFPYIVLGAGVLGFIGGKIRPELFKVGGGHGASNKEYGPALLDDDTPPPAHVKFSAPRLAVLLIVSLAMWGAAMAVLPEGTLLDMGEFFTKAALVTFGGAYAVLPYVYQGGVEHYHWLSGAQMIDGLALGETTPGPLIMVVSFVGFVGAWTKAIFGPEALFLAGFAGASVATFFTFLPSFVFILAGAPLVEATHGDLKFTAPLTGITAAVVGVILNLAIFFGWHVIFPHATEAAPFSGGFEWFYALISLAAFIALWKFKQDIMKVIGACAVLGLIYTFVI; encoded by the coding sequence ATGAGCGAAGCAAACGGTCTGGTGCGGCCCGCGCACCCGACATTCTGGGAGGCCTTCAGGTACTGGCTCAAGCTGGGCTTCATCAGCTTCGGCGGCCCCGCCGGGCAGATCGCCATCATGCACCAGGAACTGGTGGAAAATAAGCGCTGGATTTCCGAGCACCGCTTCCTTCATGCGCTCAACTACTGCATGGTGCTGCCCGGCCCGGAAGCACAGCAGCTCGCCATCTACATCGGCTGGCTGCTGCACCGCACCTGGGGCGGCATCGTCGCCGGGGTGCTGTTCGTGCTGCCCTCGCTGTTCATTCTGGCGGGGCTGACTTATGTCTACCTGGCCTTCGGCGATGTGAAATTCGTCCAGGGCGTGTTCAACGGCATCAAGCCGGCAGTGGTGGCCATCGTGGTGTTCGCGGCCTGGCGCATCGGTTCGCGCGCGCTGAAAAACAATCTGCTGTGGGCAATGGCCGCGCTGTCCTTCATTGCCATCTTCGCGCTGAACATTCCCTTCCCCTACATCGTGCTGGGCGCGGGGGTGCTGGGCTTCATCGGCGGCAAGATCCGGCCGGAGCTGTTCAAGGTCGGCGGCGGCCACGGTGCCAGCAACAAGGAATATGGCCCGGCGCTGCTCGACGACGACACTCCGCCTCCGGCACATGTCAAATTCAGCGCACCCCGGCTGGCCGTGCTGCTGATCGTCAGCCTGGCAATGTGGGGCGCGGCGATGGCCGTGCTGCCTGAAGGGACGCTGCTCGACATGGGCGAATTCTTCACCAAGGCCGCGCTGGTGACTTTTGGCGGCGCCTACGCGGTGCTGCCCTATGTCTATCAGGGCGGGGTGGAACATTACCACTGGCTCAGCGGCGCGCAGATGATCGACGGCCTGGCGCTGGGCGAAACCACGCCGGGGCCGCTGATCATGGTGGTATCCTTCGTCGGCTTCGTGGGCGCCTGGACGAAAGCCATTTTTGGCCCGGAGGCGCTGTTCCTGGCCGGTTTTGCCGGGGCTTCCGTTGCCACCTTCTTCACCTTTTTGCCCAGCTTCGTCTTCATCCTGGCTGGCGCGCCGCTGGTCGAAGCCACTCACGGCGACCTCAAGTTCACCGCGCCGCTGACCGGCATCACCGCCGCCGTGGTGGGTGTGATCCTGAATCTGGCGATCTTTTTCGGCTGGCATGTGATCTTCCCGCACGCCACCGAGGCCGCGCCTTTCTCCGGCGGCTTCGAATGGTTCTACGCCCTGATTTCCCTTGCCGCCTTCATCGCGCTGTGGAAATTCAAGCAGGACATCATGAAAGTCATCGGCGCCTGCGCGGTGCTGGGGCTGATTTACACCTTTGTGATCTGA
- a CDS encoding chromate resistance protein ChrB domain-containing protein, whose translation MKPAYSTDKWLALVVSLPAANATLRMRIWRATKALGCAVLRDGVYLLPAGRGLRQALRMHAEEIKQGGGSAYLLNVANPSTEEKTDFQSLFDRGEEYRQLMERINAFTAAIGTLDAAAGRRQLKVLWRDFEALVALDYFPRGGKVETDALLAAAEAAFLSSLTPGEPQFAPGSITGHNRADYQGRLWATRKHLWVDRMASSWLIRRFIDRDARFLWLEKPEDCPPEALGFDFDGAAFTHVGQRVTFEVLLASFGLESDPALMKLAGLVHYLDAGGLPVAEAAGLELVLGGLRASQPDDDALLAAAGGVFDGIYMNFNTGESI comes from the coding sequence ATGAAACCTGCTTACAGCACCGACAAATGGCTGGCCCTGGTGGTCAGCCTGCCCGCTGCCAATGCCACCCTGCGCATGCGCATCTGGCGTGCCACCAAGGCGCTGGGCTGCGCCGTGTTGCGCGATGGCGTCTATCTGCTGCCTGCCGGGCGCGGCCTGCGCCAGGCACTGCGCATGCATGCGGAAGAGATCAAGCAGGGCGGCGGCAGCGCCTATCTGCTCAATGTCGCCAACCCCTCCACCGAGGAAAAGACCGATTTCCAGAGCCTGTTCGACCGTGGCGAGGAATATCGCCAACTGATGGAGCGCATCAACGCATTCACTGCCGCGATCGGCACCCTGGATGCGGCTGCCGGGCGGCGCCAGCTCAAGGTGCTGTGGCGCGATTTCGAGGCGCTGGTGGCGCTGGATTATTTTCCCCGTGGCGGCAAGGTGGAAACCGATGCCCTGCTGGCCGCGGCGGAAGCAGCCTTCCTCTCCAGCCTGACGCCGGGCGAGCCGCAGTTTGCCCCGGGCAGCATTACCGGGCACAACCGGGCGGATTACCAGGGACGCCTGTGGGCCACGCGCAAGCATTTGTGGGTGGATCGCATGGCCAGCTCCTGGCTGATTCGCCGCTTCATCGACCGCGATGCCCGTTTCCTGTGGCTGGAAAAGCCGGAGGATTGCCCGCCCGAGGCGCTGGGCTTCGATTTTGACGGCGCCGCATTCACCCATGTCGGGCAGCGCGTGACGTTCGAGGTGCTGCTGGCGAGTTTCGGGCTGGAATCCGATCCCGCCCTGATGAAGCTGGCGGGGCTGGTGCATTACCTCGATGCCGGGGGCCTGCCGGTGGCCGAGGCGGCGGGGCTGGAACTGGTGCTGGGCGGGCTGCGCGCCAGCCAGCCGGATGATGATGCCCTGCTGGCTGCGGCGGGCGGGGTTTTCGACGGGATTTACATGAATTTCAACACAGGAGAATCGATATGA